A portion of the Clupea harengus chromosome 18, Ch_v2.0.2, whole genome shotgun sequence genome contains these proteins:
- the LOC122133725 gene encoding lecithin retinol acyltransferase-like, producing the protein MMLDSLTYLLERVFLLAHFNIFSLIPSEEEKREKSCEASPRVLQRGDLLEVPRTLFTHFGIYLGDNKVAHLIPDIVPMLTGYKCQIQKSVTNNRLLLGVLCKQATVRVDSVEDFAYGSPILINIMDHDVKERPLPNEEVARRAEMLIGKVQYSLMWNNCEHFVTYCRYGSAICLQTDKFLEFLKSIIRDQRSILLTAFLGLVSIGCVGIAPATIFPTILIPFTLWMAS; encoded by the exons ATGATGCTAGATTCACTGACTTACCTTCTGGAGAGAGTCTTTCTCCTCGCgcattttaacatttttagTCTAATCCCTTCAGAAGAAGAGAAGCGTGAAAAGTCTTGCGAAGCCTCTCCTCGGGTGCTGCAGAGAGGGGATCTCCTGGAGGTCCCTCGTACTTTGTTCACCCATTTCGGCATCTACTTGGGGGACAACAAAGTCGCGCATTTAATACCGGATATTGTGCCCATGCTGACGGGCTATAAGTGTCAAATTCAGAAAAGCGTAACGAACAACAGATTGCTGTTGGGGGTGCTTTGTAAGCAGGCGACTGTGAGAGTGGATTCGGTCGAGGACTTTGCGTATGGTTCACCTATCCTAATTAACATCATGGACCACGACGTAAAAGAAAGACCGTTACCTAACGAAGAAGTCGCCAGAAGAGCGGAGATGCTTATCGGTAAAGTTCAATACAGCTTGATGTGGAACAATTGCGAGCATTTTGTTACCTACTGCAGGTACGGCTCAGCCATATGTCTTCAAACGGACAAG TTTCTAGAGTTCCTGAAATCGATTATACGGGACCAGCGGAGTATCCTTCTCACAGCTTTTTTGGGACTTGTGTCCATTGGTTGCGTGGGAATTGCGCCTGCCACAATTTTCCCAACCATCCTGATCCCATTCACGTTATGGATGGCGAGTTAA